Within the Rubrobacter calidifluminis genome, the region TATATTTGCGCCCGGTGTCAAAACCGAATGGGCGATGGGGCCCGCCCGAAACCGCACGCGGCGGCGTGCTGATGGCTTCTACTCCACGGCGCGTGGAGTAGGGGCCTTTCTTTTGTCTCCTCTCCCGCGCCGGTCGGGAAGATAGAGGAGAGGAGCGTGGCGATGGATGAAGAGCGCTATACCGGCGGATCTCCAGCCCCTGGGGCCTGCTTCCTCTGCGAGGGAGAGGAAGGGCCGGCGGTGGCGGTGTGCCACCGCTGCGGGGCCTTCGTCTGCAGGGGGCACGCGGTGAGGATGGTCTACCCCGAGGCGCGGCGTCCGGTGGGGCTGATGAGCCCACCGCGCCGACGGGCGAGAAGGACGGAGATAATCTGCGAGGTCTGCTACCTGGAGGAGCTGGCCTCGCGCAGGGAGGCGGTCTAGCAGGTGACGCTCCCTCCGGTCGTCCTGCAGATTTTGCAGGTACTCACCCTGCTCGTCTTCTCCCCGCTCGTAAGCGGCGTCATCTCGCGGGTCGAGGCGATGCTGCAGGCGCGCAGGGGCCCCAGCGTGCTTCAGCCCTACTACGACATCTGGAAGTATTTCCACAAGGGACGCTCGGTGCCGGAAGGCGTCTCGCCCGTCTTCACGCTCGCCCCCTACGTCGCGTTCGCCTGCTACATGACCGTCGCGATGCTCATCCCGGTGTTGACGAGCTTCGGGCTCCCCTTAGGGTACATGGGGGACATCCTGGGCGGGGCGTTCGTGCTCTCTCTGGCCGCCTTCGCCGTCGCGCTCGCCGGGCTCGACTCCGGCAGCCCCTACGCCGGGCTCGGCTCCAGCCGGGCGATGATGGTCAGCGTGCTCGCCGAACCGACGCTCATCTTCGTGTTCTTCACGGTCGCCCTGATCAGCAAGACCGATCTCCCCTACGTGATGGGCGAGACGCTCAGGAGTTCGTGGGGGGCGGTCTTCTCCCCGACCCACGTGCTCTCGGTCGCGGCGTTCTTCCTGATGATCCTGGTAGACACCGGGCGCATCCCGATAGAGAGCCACTCCTCGACGCTTGAGTTCGGCATGATAGACGAGGCTCGCATCTTCGAGCACTCCGGCCCCGAGATGGCGCTTCTGAAGTGGGGCTCGGCGATGAAACAGTTTCTGCTCTACACGGTCTTCCTGAACATCCTGGTCTTCCCCTGGGGCCTCTCTCACGACGGGAGCCCCTCGAGTGTCCTCGTCGCGCTCCTCGCGCTTTTGGCCAAGATGATGGTCGTCGCGGCGGTCGTCGTCGCGATCGAGTCCTCGTTCTCGAAGCTGAGGCTCTTCAAGATCCCGGAGTTCATGGGCGCCGGGTTCATCCTCTCGGTGCTCGCGATCGTGACGTTCTACCTGGGAGGAAGGTAGCATGCAGCAGGCGCTCGACGCCCTCGGCGGGTTTTCGGCGGTACTGGTCGTCCTGATGCAGTTCGGGCTTCTGCGCTCGCGCGCGATCCACGGCCACGCCGCCCTCTACGCCTTCGAGTCGCTCTTCGTCGCCGCGTTCTCCGCGCTGGCCGGGATCACGAGCGGAAACTTCGAGCTCTACGTGCTCGCCGCCGTGACGGTCGTGGCCAAGGTCTTCGTCGTCCCGGCACTCATAATGCGCTTCACCCGCGATCTGGACGAGCACGCCGAGGTCGAGATCCCGCTCGCCGTCGGGGTCCCCTCCTCCCTGCTCGCGGCGCTCGCGCTCACCGGTCTCGCCTACGCCGCCGCGCTCCGGCTCCCGCTGCACGGGCCGCTGTTGCCGCACACCTCCTTCGCGCTGGGGCTCGCGGTCGTCCTGATCGGTTTCTTCTTCATGGTCACCCGGCTGAACACGATCTCGCAGCTCGTCGGGATCCTGACGCTCGAGAACGGCATCTTCCTCGGCACCGTCGCCATCGCCCCGGGGTTGCCGCTGCTGGTGGGGCTCCTGATCCTCTTCGACGTACTCATGGCCGTGCTGGTCTTCGGCGTCCTGGTGCGCCTGCTCGCGGTCCGGCGGGCGACCGTGACGACGACCCCGCTGAAGGAGCTCAAGGGATGATCTACGTCCTCGCTGCGCTGGTCACGATCCCGCTCCTCCTCGGCCTCGTCAGCTACCTCTCGCCGCTGCCGCGCCTCTCGCAGGTGCTCACCGTCGCGGGTGCGGTGACGACGCTCACCCTCGCCGCATCGCTCGTCGGGACGGGCGGAGGCAGGGTCTCGGCCTTCGGCGGCCTCCTCTACGCCGACCCTTTGAGCGTCGTGCTGCTCCTCGCGGTCGCGCTCGTCTACGCGACGAGCGCCGTCTTCTCGATCGGATACCTCAGGAGCGAGGAGAACACGGCGAGCTTTCCCCGCTACGCCCGCAACTTCTACGCGCTGTTGAACCTCTTCGCGTTCACGATGCTCCTCGTCCCCGCGACGGACGACATGGGCGTGATCTGGGTCGCCATCGAGCTGACCACGATAGTCTCCGCGCTCATGGTCGCGCTGGAGGGGACCGCCGCTTCGCTGGAGGCGGCCTGGAAGTACGTGCTCATAGCCTCCTCCGGGCTCGCGCTCGCGCTTCTCGCGGTGGTCCTCCTGTACGCGAGCGGGACGAACGCCCTCGGCGAGGGGTACGATCCGAACTGGACCGTGCTGCTCTCGGCGGCCCCGAAGCTCCAGCCGGACACCGTGCGCCTGGCCTTCCTGCTCGCGGTCGTGGGCTTCGGGACCAAAGCCGGGCTCGTCCCGATGCACACCTGGCTCCCAGACGCCCACTCCGAAGGTCCGACCCCCGTCTCCGCGCTACTCTCGGGGGCGCTTCTCGCCGACGCAATGTACGCCATCTTCCGCTTCTACGGGATCACGGGCCACGCCGTAGGGTT harbors:
- a CDS encoding respiratory chain complex I subunit 1 family protein, with the protein product MTLPPVVLQILQVLTLLVFSPLVSGVISRVEAMLQARRGPSVLQPYYDIWKYFHKGRSVPEGVSPVFTLAPYVAFACYMTVAMLIPVLTSFGLPLGYMGDILGGAFVLSLAAFAVALAGLDSGSPYAGLGSSRAMMVSVLAEPTLIFVFFTVALISKTDLPYVMGETLRSSWGAVFSPTHVLSVAAFFLMILVDTGRIPIESHSSTLEFGMIDEARIFEHSGPEMALLKWGSAMKQFLLYTVFLNILVFPWGLSHDGSPSSVLVALLALLAKMMVVAAVVVAIESSFSKLRLFKIPEFMGAGFILSVLAIVTFYLGGR
- a CDS encoding proton-conducting transporter membrane subunit, with amino-acid sequence MIYVLAALVTIPLLLGLVSYLSPLPRLSQVLTVAGAVTTLTLAASLVGTGGGRVSAFGGLLYADPLSVVLLLAVALVYATSAVFSIGYLRSEENTASFPRYARNFYALLNLFAFTMLLVPATDDMGVIWVAIELTTIVSALMVALEGTAASLEAAWKYVLIASSGLALALLAVVLLYASGTNALGEGYDPNWTVLLSAAPKLQPDTVRLAFLLAVVGFGTKAGLVPMHTWLPDAHSEGPTPVSALLSGALLADAMYAIFRFYGITGHAVGFGFPKTVLFVFGVASLVLSGFFVLIQRDFKRLFAYSSIEHMGVLAVGAAFATPLALYGVALHVITHAATKSMAFFGAGSILKKLGTRETAKTRGIIHLIPATAVLFLAAGMAIGGLPPFGIFRSEFLILAGGFSEPGVLLVPAVLLLALVNLGFLGLFRYANRMALGEPPEGAKPGEASRWMVAAMALDLVFVLGLGLWVPDALSAVLRGAASVIVGGL